From Acidimicrobiales bacterium:
TCGTCCACTGCACCCGCACCGGCGACCGCGTCCAGGTCGCCGAGGTCGTGGCCGTCGAGGAGCTGCAGACGGGTCGCGACTCCACCGCGTTCACCGTGACCGAGCTGTTCGGGAGAGACGGTCCCGGCGCTCCCCTGGCGTGGACCGGCAACCTCCCGGCCCGGGCGGCCCGGGCGCTGGGGATGGCGGGGTACGACGTCCGCGACCTGCTCGGCGCCCGAGCGGCGGCGGGCGCCGCGGCACCCGACGCCGCCGACCGCCCCGGCGATCACCGCGCCTCGCCCGCTGGCTCGGCTCCGGTCGACCGGGCCCGCCGCGCCCGCCCGGTGGCGACCGCAGGCGAGCCCGAACGGAGCGAGCGGGCGCCGCGGTTCGGGACCAGGCGCCGGTAGCCGTGGCCCTCGCCCTCGCCCTGGCCGGCGCGTACGGCGTGTTCCTCGTCTACACGTCGGTGGCCCTGGGATGGACGGGCGTCGGCATCGGGCCCGCCGCCGGAGGTGCCCGGCGGCCGCGGAGGCGGATCGGTGACTGGCTGGCCCAGGCCGGCCTGGACGACGTCGAACCGGGACAGTTCGTCGCCGTCGTCGCCGTGCTGTTCCTCGCCGGCGCGGTGCTGGCCTACGCACTCTTCGGCGGGGTACTGCCCGCCCTCGTCTCCGGCCTCTTCGCGGCCACCTTCCCCGTCGCGTCCTACCGGGCGCGCCGGGAACGGCGGCGGACCGAGGCGCGCGACTCCTGGCCGCGTCTCATCGAGGAGCTCCGCCTCCAGACCGGGTCGCTCGGGCGTTCGATCCCCCAGGGCCTGTTCGAGGTGGGGCGCCGGGCGCCCGAGGAGCTGCGGCCCGCCTTCGACGCGGCCGAGCGGCAGTGGCTGCTCTCCACCGACTTCTCCCGCACGGCGGCGGTCCTCAAGGCCCGCATGGCCGACGCCACCGCCGACGCCACCTTGGAGACGCTGCTCGTCGCCCACGAGGTGGGCGGCTCCGACGTCGACCGCCGGCTCGCCGCCCTGGCCGAGGACCGGGTGCAGGACCTCCAGGGCCGCAAGGACGCTCTCGCCCGGCAGGCCGGCGTGCGCTTCGCCCGCCGGTTCGTGCTCATCGTGCCGCTCGGGATGACGCTGGCGGGCCTGTCGATCGGGACCGGCCGCCAGGCGTACCAGTCGGCCGGTGGGCAGGTCGCGGTGGCTGCGGGGCTGCTCATGGTCGCCGGCTGCTGGCTGTGGGCGGGCCGGCTCATGCGGCTCCCCGAGGAGGAGCGCGTGTTCCATGCCTGACGCGCCGAGGTCGACCGAGTGCGGCTGATCGTCGCCTCCGGGCTGGTCCTGTGGGCGGGGACCACGCTGCTTCTCTCGCACGTCCGATGGTTCGCGCGCCCGGCCATGCTGGAGCGCCTGCGTCCCTACAGTCCCGGTGGGATGGCGGGGCCGGGCCGCAGTGGCGTCCTTTCCGTCGACTCGTTCCAGGAGGTCGTCGGCCCCGTGTGCCGCCGGGTGGGCGAGCGGGCGGCGCGGGTGTTCGGTGTCAGCGAGGAGCTGGCCGTGCGCCTCGAGCGCGTCCACTCCCCCCTCGACGTCACCGCGTTCCGGGTGCGCCAGGTCGGGTGGAGCGTCGCCGCCGTGGGGCTCGCCGCCCTGATCTCGCTGGCCCTGCGGCCGAGCGCCGCCGTCGCAACGGTCCTGCTGCTCGGTGCGCCGGTGCTCGCCTTCCTGGCGCTCGAGCACCAGCTGGCCCGGGCGTCGGCCCGTTGGCAGCGCCGGCTGTTCCTGGAGCTGCCGGTCGTGAGCGAGCAGCTGGCCATGCTGCTGTCGGCCGGGTTCTCGCTGGGATCGGCGCTCAACCGGCTGGCCGCCCGGGGCGAGGGCGCCTGCGCCGCCGACCTCCGGCGCGTCGCCGGACGGGTCCGCCAGGGGCTGTCCGAGATGGACGCGCTGCGGGAGTGGGCCGACGT
This genomic window contains:
- a CDS encoding type II secretion system F family protein: MRLIVASGLVLWAGTTLLLSHVRWFARPAMLERLRPYSPGGMAGPGRSGVLSVDSFQEVVGPVCRRVGERAARVFGVSEELAVRLERVHSPLDVTAFRVRQVGWSVAAVGLAALISLALRPSAAVATVLLLGAPVLAFLALEHQLARASARWQRRLFLELPVVSEQLAMLLSAGFSLGSALNRLAARGEGACAADLRRVAGRVRQGLSEMDALREWADVARVGALDRLVPVLALNREAGDLGRLISDEARGIRRDVQRELVATMERRGQQVWIPVTVATLVPGVIFLSIPFLEALSQFSGS